The sequence GTGTTCAAGTGACTATGGACATGATTTTCACGTGTCGATTTCAAAATCTGGGTCTCCCAAGCCGCTAAACTTGCTAAAAAGTGCTGCGGCCTCTTTAGCTTTCTTTATCCCACTCGGTGTTCGGTGTCTCTATCCTAAATACTTGCAAACGTATTTTTTGTGAGCCATTTGACACATTTTCTTTCAAATACCTTTAGTTCATGGAGTTACCAAAATTGCACGCAagagaaattattttttaatcACTGAAGAAGCAATGAGACTGCCCAATATCTTAATCAGTAGTTTTTATGCTTGCGATTCTATCAATGTGGACGCTGGCATTTGTCGCAGAACGGCTGCTTGCTTCTTTTAACTAGGCTTGAACTGCACGCCAAGGAAATCGCTACGCCTTGTTTAACACATACACTTATTTTAATGACAAGGACCTGTTTTACTTAAAGCAACACTGCTGCAGCCAACTTTTTTATTCTTCGTTTGATTCCTTCGCATATCTGTGATGCACTGCCATAGGTTTATGTGTAGCTTCAAGGAACAGAAGGCCAAAAGGAATTGCCATTTATTTGGTGACTGCGTTGATGTCGCGTCTACCATCGTCGAGCCTATATGCCTGATGGCGCGAGCCCAGTCACGTCTTTTTCCGCCGAAGGGCTCTATGAGTACTGTCCTCTACATATGGCTCCCCCAACCCTAGCTATGAACGTACTGCCGTTGATCGGTTTAAGTTGTAGGCATGGCATTGCCAGAGTCTAGATAAGCTGGCTTCGAGCGGTCGATCGAATTTGTCTATTCGCGTCCACTGACAAGAAGTGCGAAAACATGGCGTCACGCTTGAGGACTTTGAAGGGACCGTCGTAAGGAGCATGCAAAGGAACGCGAGCAGCGTCGGGACGGATGAAGACCTGACTCCTATGAAGTAAAGATGGGCTCATGTAAACATTTCTGCTGTCGTTAAGAACCGGCGGTGGTAGAACAGTGGCCATTGTAATGCGAAGGCGCTTGGCGTAAGATTGTAGGTCAGCAGATGATGGTTCCGAAGCAAAGAACTCACCGGATACACGAAATGTCGAGCCGAAAACGAGTTCTGCTGAGGAACACTGCATCTGATTTCAGAGCTGTGCGAAGACCTAGTAGAACCAAAAGCAGGCGCTCTGTCCATGGAATTATGGAGTCATAGGCACAAAGTGCTGCTTTCAGTTGACGATCACGCGCGGCCACAGGTGGAGGGATGTGATGAGACCTTGTGTGACGCGCACTCCAGGCTACAATAGGGAGTGTAGCGCGTCAAAAACTTGCTGCCGAAATCGTTGTTGAACGTACGGTGTGGAACGTACGTAATGTTGCCGCTGATTCTATAGCAAAATAGTGCTTGTCTAATTAGATTGTATTCGTCAAGCGAATATTAGTTTACATTCTGGAACTAACGCAAGCACCACTGGGCTTGAATGTgcgatgagtcatgtataaatagtCGACGCATTTTACCCGGCAATCAGATTTAGacgaaccgccgtggttgcttagtggctatgggtaGTGGcttagtgttgggctgctaagcacgaggtcgggggatcgaatcccagccacggtcctaccctacggcgtgcctcataatcagaaggagGTTTtgacacgttaaaccccataatttttttaaagacagAAAATGGGCGCTAAACAGTGCAATCGCAGCTCGATGCTAGACGGTGCAGTTCATGTACTCTGCTCCAGAAACCTGCGGGTCACAATTAGAACACTTATGCGCGACGAACTACGAAGGATGTTCCCAGCGTCGCAGCCCCACGTTGCATCAATTGCAGACAACGTCCGGGAAGAAATTCGGCAGTCGCTACGAATTTCTGGAGCAGCGATGAGCCCCATCGCTTCCGTCCATCGCTGATGTACACCCACCACCCTCGCGTCACTCGAGAACCTGGCAGGTGGCAAATCTCCGAGTCGCTTATCGCTCTCGTGTTGCCGCTTCTCGGCAGTTTTCTTGCAAAGTTGCGTGGTTTCACTAGCGCCAAGCGAATAAGTCCGAGCGCTACTTTTGCCGCTGCAGCCCAGACAGAGCACCAATAAGCGCGTTGCGCAGTCATTGTCATAACGACACAATAGGAGACAGTCGGAGTTCGAGGTGCCTCGATGTTGCCCTCACACGCTGCTCCGTCGGCCAGGAAGGACATCAAGTGAAGGTTTTCAAGTGTAGAcaaacagcaaccgatggaggtgcggttgctgtttgtcgaaATGCACAAGATCATCCGCCAACGATGACGAAGTTGAAAGAGCCATCTCGAAAACGTGGCAACGACACACCTCCAGCCAGTCGAAACATTGAAGCAAAGGAAATACCACCGATAAAATAAATACCTGATGACGCGATGTAAGAACAGCGGACCTGTGCGAGGCAGCCGTGACCCGACGGAGCGACCTAATTGGAATGCAGGCCAAAGAACCCCCGACGTTGAATGCTTCGCGATGTCAAGAAAGTCCCCACTCTCGTAGACACGGGAGCCGACTACAGCACCATCAGTGGATAATTCGGCGCCAAGTTGAATAAGCTAAAGACTGCATGGGATGGTCCTCAAAtccgcaccgctggaggacacctaataatgCTTACTGGAATTTGCATGGAAAGAGTTACAGTTATGACCAGACTTACCATTGCAACCATAGGAATTATTCAACAATACTCCTGAGACGTAATTCTCTGCAAGGACTTCTTGACCGAACACGGCATGCACGGTCACCGACTTAACTTCCAAATCAATAACGCTGTGCCCAGATCAGCAGATACCGTCGAAGAGGGTTGTCTATCACCGTGGTTTGATTGTATTAAAACATGAAGTCGGGATCCCACCTCATACCAGCATCACCATTTCTGTCGGCGCAGCGTCAGTGTACCTCGGAAGCTAAATCATCAATCAACATAACAAAACTTAAAACAACACCCAAGTAATTAGTCACATTTAGATTAAGGAAGTGCTGGCGAGTGTGACAGGCAACCTTCCCTGAGTGTGACTGGCACGCTAACGAACGTGCTTGTTGGATTCTATGTGCTACTTAGCTATATCGAAATTAAGCGCTACTTATGGTACAGGTCCTACCATTTTAGGAAAAGGCAGGGCTCTCTCTAAAATATAATGAAATATAGGGCACCGTGCTTGTCACAATTTTCTTAAGTGTCCGACAGGTTTCTTTGGCTTATGTCTGGAAAATGCAAGTCTGATAATGTTCGGTTTAAATCAAGTTACATAAGTTATTGCATATTAGAAACGACCAAAGCGTGCAAACGAAAATCACATGACACATTTCCGACGGACATCCGGTGTCGCGCCTGCGTCTCTTGAAACCCTTATAATACTCCTCGCTATGACTATTCTGCAGAGGTACAGCGTCGTGTTTATGCCCCGAAAGTCCACAGCTAGTAAACCCCACCCCAGCGAATATGTAGTCTCAGGGTTGAACGGGTgtccaaagcaagcaaaaaaaatttaCGCGACCCTTGTCGCTCGAGTGTAAACGAGCTGCAATGGCGAATGCGGAGCCTATGACCTATGCTTGCCAGCTCCTTACATTTCTCCGTTGATTAGGTTTCACCGTTTCCAAAGGATACCTTGGAAACCTCACGGTACTAACACCGCACGGTACCAAGACACAGATCCCACTCACACATCGCCTTTGAAGTAAAAAATAACGGCGGGCTGGAAGAGCTGCAAAAGATAAAGTGCGAAATCGCAAGCAATCGTGATTCCATGGATAAGCAGAAATGAGAAAAGAATGAACGAAAAGAGCGCATCTCAGCTTCTGCCAGACTTTCAACCCTTCCATCTGAAAAGTGCTGCTCCAACCATTTGCCGAGCAGGATGTTTTCGTAAGGATATTTCATACATCATATTCACTAACCTGAGTGACTATGAGTGTGACAAAGGGCACATGGAATACGAAGGCAGCCGCTAATGCTCTCAGAAACGTCAGCTACTTATTTACAAAACAAATATGATATCATTTACATTCGTAGAGATGCGCATAGGTTTTCAATTATTCATGTATACCAGGAACACAGCAACGTCTTACGCGAGAATTCCGCATACTCTGTTTGCCGTGTTTAACACAACAGTCGCGCGCTCCCATCGGTGCTTACGTAAGGTCAGTTGTTTCATATTCTTTCTTTCACTGCTTTAAGAAAAGATACGCAACAATTTCCTTCGTGTCTTAGTCGTTTGTGCGTCTCTTTTTAATCACTCTGCCACGTATTGAATACGGAATACGAAAGATAAAAGAAATTCTGTCTCTAGCTTCACCATGGCTTTTACTTTTCCATGTTTTGTATCACGTGTTCAGCTTCGTGAATGATTGTAAcataaagaaagcagaaaaaacagGGGCACATCTCCGCCTGTTTCTACAAGGCCAGAAGACGATGTTGTTGCAGCATATTATAGAAACAGATATCCTAGGGACAATGCAGTCAAACTCAACGCTAGGGAGTCGGACGTGACACCAAGTGGTGTTTATTTCTCGTCAATGCGCCGAAGCAGGCAGGTCACAGGCACGCACCCAGACAGCCGGGAGCTTCAACCACGCTCCATACTCTATTCTGCTGAGCTATCTTAGCATCGGACTGGCTGATCAAAGAAGCTTCATACGAgttgtgctgctcagaacattcACGAGCTGTTTTCACCTTCACAGTACGCTACCATGCCTGAAACGATTAGTACTTTGTTAGGCAAGAGGTACGCGGCCTTTGACACGCATATCTAATGCGAAACTTGCTTAGCGAAATGTCCTGCCAAATAGCTCACACACATGACAGCATTCAAATAACGAATGTGCTTATAGGTGCCAGCAACTGGCTCTGTTCCCTACGGAATTACACAATGAAGCCAAAAATGCTACTTCTATATTCTCACTGCCAAACTGCACGACTTCGGGCACATAATTCTTTCATTGAAGCTACCATTTCTATGCATTTTTTCAGGGGTTTGGTGGGTCTGCTAATTCGGTGTCTCACAGAGTACGTGAAAAACAGATACATAGATTAGAATTGTCGTTTTATTGTCCATTGCATTTGTATGCCTACTAATGTGTCCGTGTTTTACCTTTTACAGCAAGGTCAGCCGTTGGAGTGGCACAAATGTTAGTGCCCCAGGCATCGCGCCCGTTTCCCCTGCACATTAAAGGAGTCATGCTTGGCGTCGGATTTCTTTTCCCTCTGATGGATATCATCAATTCAACCGACTTCCTCTACTACACCAGTCTACTTGATGATTGCGGTCGCAATTTGTTAGCTCAAAGGTTCGATATGATTCAGACGCTTGCTGCAGAAGAACAGCATAAAGCGGCTGTACTACTCAGCCAAACTGTTCTCAACTTGCGTATGAAAAGCCAGCAAAGTTTATTCGAAAGTCTCAGCGGGTTCCATCACCATGGAAGCATCACAACACCTCAAAGGCCGAGGGAAGTTTTGTCGTACATGATTTATGCAAACAGCTCAGAATTTAAGAAGAGAATTCACGTCGGTTCTTCGAGGACGCTTGATGGAACTAGGTATCAAATAGCACTAAAATTAGCGTTAACAGACTTTTTCGTGGACCTTAAGGATAACCTAACGAATGTTCTGAACAACGTTCGTGTTCTCTTATACACGGCGCAACTGGACGCCGTATTTCCAGCTGTCAACATCGAGCAGTCTTTAAAGAATCTGGCTTGGCGGGGGTCAGAAGCGCTCCAAAAAGCTAACCGCACCCACTGGTTCGATACAAAGTCGTCACTCAATCTTCTCGGTTATGTGAAAGAAGCTGGCAGTGTTATGTGTGCCACAGTTTTGTACGGAGGCCACTATGTTTCGTTGGATCGCTCGCGTGCAGTCAGTGAGCTATATAACCGGTTTTTGGAGTTCCAAAGTAAGCCTAGCTTACCGGAGGTAAGGAGTTGCTAATTTAGTTTGCTATTCTGTCTAgcaatcaaagcaaacaaaactggGGAATATTGCTGCATTACAATGTGTTTACGGTATTTTGACGAAGCTTTGTAGAAAATGTGGTTTCTTTCGCAATATGTAACCAAGTACTCGACGGTTGCACTGCTCCTATTAAAAATTTTCGTACACTGTATTGCCTCAGCCCAACTTTTTCTAATTAAAACACGCGTATTAAACTACGTGGTCATTGGTGCATATGGCGCGAATTAGGTGTAACGGTTGCATCTTGAAGGTCACGAAATTCATTTGCAAAATGACAACATCGTTTGGCTGAGAACAATGCTAAACATGTTGAAATTTCAGCGCACGAGCTGGACAAGCACGAAAAGGAGACCCCACCACATGAGCGCTAATTAACAAGTGAACGATTACTTTGGAACAATGGGCAAAATTAAAAAAGCCATGGAAAAAAGCAGTGCTTAACATGGCGAGGCAACATTCGGCTACATAACATAATCTCAATATATGGTTAGAGAACGAGAGAGCGCTAAATATGGTCCTGGGAAGAAAATACTTCCAGCTAAACAATGAAATCATCAAAGAACAGTCGTACAATAGGAGAGCGGGAAATGTTGCACGAAAAGAGATCAGACTGCACAGAGAGGCGTATCGAACGTATGAGAAAAGACGAGCTCCAGCCACTCTTTTTCAATAAGACTAACGCTGTTTGAGGGCCTCCGACATTTGACATAGTTGGGCTTCAGCTTTTTGGGGCTGTCGTTCAGCAGCAATACAATTGTGCTATGCCACAGGCAACACTGTAATATATGCGATTTATCCTAGAATGACCAACATAATGACGTCCTTTATGGAAAATTGCTGGGCTGTAGTAGGCATAACACCTGGCTGTTAGAGCAAAATTCTCCGCCAACATTCTGCATATGATCTTGCCCAAACGTCCTCATTACACCTCTGTCATCCATAACTTACCCGGTATTAGCGACCATTATTTACTAAATATTCCCCGTAATGCTCCGTTTCTGAAACTTTTATTGTTTTCCGTCTCCTTTAAGATTACTACTTTATAAAACCCTGTAGCATTCGAAATTAGAATATGCTGCAGTTATATGGCAGCCCTTTCACGAAAACCTTGTACATTCCCTTGAACTAAGCCAAACCCAGCAAGTGGTTTTATTCTTTGGAATACACCCGTGCTGCGAGCGTatcttaaataaaataaaatctgaTTCTTCAGCACTGGCAACACGTTGAAAGATTTCTCGCCTACCATTTTTCCATAAGCTTTGTCCCCACCCTACTCTTCATCCTAAATTCATGTTGGGACCATAGTTAGCTCACCGTACTAATCATCAGCCTAAAGTTAAAGCTAGTGCATCTACCACGACGTTTTTACACTCACTTTTACCACGTACGTCGAATGAATGGAATGAACTTCCCTTTGATATtgtttccataaaaaaaaaatgaaaatttttgaaaagcactagTCAATATTGTATAATAGCAAGCATATGTACGAACTAATGTTGGTTGCTGTTGTGTTACTTATAATATTCGATGTTGTATCACTGTATTTAGAAAACTTTCAACTAACATTGTATAAGTAGCAAATAGTGTGTACACGCTCGTAACATATTTCCTCTCTATTTCTTGTGTAACCCACTCCCTTTTCTCTCGTCgaaaggccctgagggtaaataagcAAACAAATGCCTAATGTTGTCGTTCGGATTTGGAAATACACCTTGTTGTAAAAGCAACCCGCGCGAATACGATCCCAAATCTCAGGATCGCATGCACCGCCACGTCACACATCTCGGAGGCCCTGTGCGGACTTCGCGAGCGCGCTGCTAGATAGTGCAGCGTGTCCTAAAGGAAGCACAAGAGAGGATCCCGACTCCAGTACACTGCTTATGCACTCCGATGCGGCGCGGGagaaatctcagaggccacgcaAAGTTCTCAGCGCGAAATTCGCGGCGACaatgctagatggcgcagcgtgtccagagagaCGCATGAGAGAGGATCCCGGCTGCAGTATAATGCTCATACATAGCGTGCTTTGGCTATCCGCATACGTGCATAGTCATCGTAGATGAGTTCTGCCTGAATTTTATTACTGTTGTAAAAATGGGACTCCCTAAATAATTTCTTAGCATCGAGAATTGCTGTACGAAGCAGGTAATGGTTGCATACTTGTACGTACTGAAGCAAATGTAACTTTGCAATAAATATGATAACGTCGTCGCGAATCGTCTCATTTTACTCCGCAACATCACGGCCAAACTTGGTCAATTTGAGTAGCCTATTCTGTATCAAATTTCCAATGAATTTTTGCGACATATTTTCTGCCGCAAGGAACATCGCTGCTCGTAGGCACCTTCGAGGTGTTACTTCGGGGTACCAAACGCCCCCGCCCCTTGTagttcttcaatgaacatctttgacaTCAACTTAGCTCACTGGGTATCAGATCTCCTCAATTGTAAGACACAACCCATTACAATTTGTACtgtgctgggcggaatcgaatCTGCGTTATACGTAGAGACAAACTTCTCAGAATATACTACCAGGCGTTCCTACGAGGACGTTAAGTAACATTTAAAAATAGGCATTCTGAAATAAAAACGTGGTTCCTTCGGAGACGTAGTCAGCGGTGCCGACCACGGGGTTATGGGTGGTGCATGGTAATTAGTCGCAAATTCGCAAAATGAAATTAATTAACTTTTAAGCTTTTATTTTCAGCGGGTTCATCATAACCTGGAAACTGAAGCAAACTCTCCGTATAAACAATATCAAGTTTTGGATATGGAAAAATGTGATTTTCCGTGAAAATGTGGTTGGAAGACTTTCGGCCAGCAGAGCGCAGGAAACGGAACTGAGAGCACTTcaattgggccagttggtgcgacATAATGCAAATTTAACATACACAAAAAGTTAAGTAGCTAGGTGCAAGCTGGCCGTTCCTTCCAATGCTAGGGTTTTCTGCTCATCTCCGTTTTTATCCCATTCAACACTCTGCcttttttgctttgcttgctcATTGTCATCACATGTAGTCTTGTGATGACGTCACTTTTCAAGTCGAACCCTTTCCGCATGGTTACTCGTACAGTGCGTTCGTAGATCATCTAGTTTCGCTTTTAGTGATTTTATTATCTTCTCATTTCCACCTAGCACCGCAACTTCACATATTATAGAACCATACCTAgatctagtgactgcttgttgCTAGGGATAAGACATTGCATGCATTGATATGTTCACTTTGCACTGTGCCACTTGATGATTTCTTTTGCTTAGGAGAATTTGTGTTCTTGCTTTCAAGATAAATACCTATCACGACAATTGTGATACAACACCATTTTAAAGGCGCGGTTTTTCGAATAAAATTACATTTCGTTCTGCGGCGCTGTTTCTGTGTATATGTATTCTTCAGTTCTCGTTTATTGCGTTGGTTAAATGTGGAATATGAAACACGAAGCAAACAGGTGATCCAGCAATGAAAAGCCAGCCCACTGCAATAGCAGGAGTACGGACATCGCCTCCACtattaaataaataatagaaGAGGCAATGGTACGGAGCACCAGGATCAACCAAACGCCAGTCAATGTTTTCTGGTTAATTGGCGCTCAACCACGTCGCGTATCGCATCAACGCAAAATGAGCGTCGAGAACACAGCAGGCACAAGGGTACGAGCGGGCTTTGCACCTAGACTAAACCCACGAcgcggatcgctttcaagatagggcccacgcggccgcaccaggcgcagttgctgccggactACAACGCCGCCGTCCCTTCCGTCTCGAGCCTTTCGCGCAATGGAAGACGGCGCATTTCCTCCCTTGtacgcacgagattgagccgcgattgtcggcaCCCTTCGGACGCGGTCGCGCGACGCACAGTGgctgccgaagtacaacgccgccctccccccctccctcccttccacCGCGGgcttttcgcgcgacggaagactgcgcgtTTCTTTCCCGCTTACCTCCCGTGCGCGGGATATTAAGCCGTGGCCATCGActcccctcgcacgcttccaCTCGCGTCTACAGCGTGCggcaacggtgttatcgcccttcaaCTTTATACCGAACATCACGCTGACAGCGACGACGGCAAACATGCTCCTGCAGTATCGATACAATTGCTACCGCTATTAAAttccttcaatttttcttttaatatttatTATTGCCTTGGGGGCAGACGTCTAAAATTGCAAATTTGAAGGCAGTGACATTTTCATGCATTCCCATTCTTTACAAAACGTGCAAATCTTATAAAAATCTATATTTCTAAATGAACTTCCTGTATATTGAAATCCATACACAATATCAGTTGGTTCTTATTGAGTGCTGGGTTCGTCTCTTCTCGTAATCGTCCTGTCTGTAGCGCTTTTTCCTTCAAGTTCACTAGCCAGTCTGCTTTCCGGAGACTGTCAATCGAGTTTCTTAATATTAACGTAAGAGAGGAGGAACACGCCCGTGGCAGATGTTGCATGCTCGTGTTGTCTAGTTCCCTAGAATGACGGAGCGGCGACATTGTTTTCTACCATTTATATCTCCTAGCTGGCAGTTCACCGCACAATGTGAAATGGCAATATTCAGTTACGACAAAAGGTCATTAAAACCTTTTACGACAACAAGGATTCAAAAGGAATTTATTACTAAAATAAATAAGCATCAATTGCGCTAGACCTGTCACAAGAACGAGCAAAACGCCCGTTTCTAGATTTGATATGAAAAAGGTTATGTCGCAGCTGACAGCGTCACTGTCCTCCAGCGTATTGTGAGCATTATTTATTGTTTTGCACCTGACTGAGCCCCGATGTCCTAAGACAAAATATGTGTCACCGCAAATTCATATGATCTACTTACCGTTAGAAGCACTTCCGAGAAAGCTTTTAAAAAATGAGGATAACTTATTTCAAATTTTTCTAACCGTCAATAGGTACGATTCCCTCGTCCTTATatgggctgtttttttttttttttttttgttagactaCACAAAACTATTTATTATTGCCTGAGGCAGATAGCACTGCTCGAATAGTCGAATTTTTTCCTGTCCGTCTTCTTTAGCACGTCTCGGAGATCACACTGTATAGAAATCCAGAGCACATGACCGAACCagatattatttttttctcgttaTTCCTTACACTAGCGAAGTTCTTTGCATATTAGCCGCACTTGTTGACTGTTGGTGCATTAGGTATGCGAGTACAAATAATGCAAATGCAGGGCAGGCACTGCATGACAGATTTTGCCAAGCATTGACGAGCTGACAAAAATGGATGATGACGTGAAACATGGTAACTGGCTGCGCGTTAAACAGAGAAAAACGAAACCCTTAGAGAAGAGGCAATAATACTATTATTAGGCCCACTTTCTGTTGCAGCCTTTAAGGTCAGCAGCTGCATTCATTGAGTGTGCGCAGTGCAGTCATACTGCGTGGTGGTATTTCATCTTTTCACCACAATAACCATCGCTTTAGTGGCTAGCAGAGAATCTCTATAAAACAGCGTTCAGTTCGTTTGGTGTTTATTGCTTTGCATTCCGTAACTGCATTTGCTGTGGCATCGCTTTTAGCGTATGTCCTCGTGGTTAGCGTGAAGTAAAAGGCGCTTTGCTTATATGTTGTTGCACATTGTTGTGATGTGTAACTTCCTATTATTCTAATACGAAAGTTGTTACCTAGTGCATATGTACGTTCTTATTTTAAGCTCTCGCGACGGGTAAATATTTCTTTTAGAATAGGTTAGCTTTGTtagatttatttttcataaacgtaACTTACGAGTTTCAGTGAATTACCTTACAATCTACAGAAAAAGTACAAATTTTAGAGGCATGCCTGTCTTTGATggtaaggcgaaagccttatgtgGCTCGTTGCAATAGCTCGTACCCGAAAAAGCGGTACTCCAGTTATGCAAAAAATCAGTGATGCAAAACGGTCATCATTAGGAATGGTTCACACCCGCTACAGCAAGCAAAGATGGAATGGTGGGATatgaatgaaaaaatgaaaggaagaaagaaagaaaaagagaaagaaagtggaCCGAAAGAAAAACGAATGAAAGA comes from Dermacentor andersoni chromosome 9, qqDerAnde1_hic_scaffold, whole genome shotgun sequence and encodes:
- the LOC126528595 gene encoding probable serine carboxypeptidase CPVL, with the protein product MPFKVGHMLISICALTVINCEVAKMNDGSDLAVLQAELQCRYMNNSDPSEDTILDTIDAGMLLTRFTELRKASRVCLPKPCDKLRAYSGYIPVDKSNKSSYLFFLHIKSEPDSGKPLLLWLQGGPGKSSLFGQFLENGPLGIDAAGKLYYREHTLLNNFNIIYLDQPVGSGYSFSETKAYPSSLDEASTHVITFLEEFLKIFPEYKDKDFYIAGESYGARSAVGVAQMLVPQASRPFPLHIKGVMLGVGFLFPLMDIINSTDFLYYTSLLDDCGRNLLAQRFDMIQTLAAEEQHKAAVLLSQTVLNLRMKSQQSLFESLSGFHHHGSITTPQRPREVLSYMIYANSSEFKKRIHVGSSRTLDGTRYQIALKLALTDFFVDLKDNLTNVLNNVRVLLYTAQLDAVFPAVNIEQSLKNLAWRGSEALQKANRTHWFDTKSSLNLLGYVKEAGSVMCATVLYGGHYVSLDRSRAVSELYNRFLEFQSKPSLPEVRSC